From the genome of Eucalyptus grandis isolate ANBG69807.140 chromosome 2, ASM1654582v1, whole genome shotgun sequence, one region includes:
- the LOC104443284 gene encoding patatin-like protein 2 gives MEETSISLRPPTNGNLVTILSIDGGGIRGIVPATILSFLESELQKLDGKDARLADYFDVIAGTSTGGLLTAMLTSPNEKNRPMFAAKDIEDFYLENGPKIFPQDSCPLAPFTKMMKTLTRPRYDGKYLHSLVREKLRDTRLHQTLTHVVIPTFDIKRLQPTIFSTYQVKNKPSIDALLSDICIATSAAPTYLPPHYFKTIDHSGAVREFNLIDGGVAANNPTLVAVSEVTEDISRRSPDFFPIKPMDYGRFLVISLGTGSPKSEEGYTAHEAANWGIIGWLMSGGSTPLVNVFTQASADMVDLHLSVVFQALHSRNSYLRIQDDRLSGLVASVDIATKKNMNDLIKVGERLLKKPVSSVNLDTGTLEPLNRETNEEALKRFAKLLSEEKKLRLAQSPHERAHFANPPASSAA, from the exons ATGGAAGAAACGAGCATATCCCTTCGACCTCCCACTAATGGAAACCTAGTTACAATTCTCAGCATTGATGGTGGAGGGATAAGAGGGATTGTTCCCGCTACTATTCTAAGTTTCCTAGAGTCTGAACTTCAA AAGCTGGATGGTAAAGATGCAAGACTTGCGGATTATTTCGATGTGATAGCAGGAACAAGCACAGGGGGTCTTCTGACTGCCATGCTGACCAGCCCTAATGAAAAGAATCGTCCCATGTTCGCTGCCAAAGACATCGAGGACTTCTACCTTGAAAATGGCCCTAAAATCTTCCCTCAGGACAG TTGTCCATTAGCTCCTTTCACAAAGATGATGAAGACGCTCACAAGACCAAGGTATGATGGCAAATACCTTCATAGCCTTGTGAGGGAAAAACTAAGGGATACAAGGTTGCACCAGACATTAACCCATGTCGTGATCCCAACTTTTGACATCAAGCGTCTCCAGCCAACCATCTTTTCTACCTACCAG GTGAAGAACAAACCATCCATAGATGCCTTGCTCTCTGATATATGCATCGCGACTTCGGCTGCACCAACTTATCTCCCTCCCCATTATTTCAAAACCATTGATCACTCAGGAGCAGTGAGAGAGTTCAATCTTATAGATGGTGGGGTGGCTGCAAATAATCCG ACTTTAGTTGCAGTAAGTGAAGTGACGGAAGACATAAGCAGGAGGAGCCCAGACTTCTTTCCTATAAAGCCGATGGACTACGGGCGTTTTCTGGTGATATCTTTGGGAACCGGTTCGCCAAAATCTGAAGAGGGGTACACTGCACATGAAGCAGCAAACTGGGGAATCATTGGTTGGTTAATGAGCGGAGGGTCCACGCCTCTGGTTAACGTTTTCACCCAAGCAAGTGCAGATATGGTTGATCTCCATCTTTCTGTTGTTTTCCAAGCTCTTCATTCCAGAAATAGCTATCTCCGCATCCAG GACGATAGGTTGAGTGGACTTGTAGCTTCGGTGGATATAGCCACAAAGAAGAACATGAATGATCTCATCAAAGTAGGGGAAAGACTACTGAAGAAGCCGGTGTCTAGCGTTAATCTGGACACCGGAACCTTGGAGCCGCTGAATCGAGAGACTAATGAAGAAGCTCTCAAAAGGTTCGCCAAGCTACTTTCCGAAGAGAAGAAGCTTCGCCTTGCTCAGTCTCCTCACGAACGTGCTCACTTTGCGAACCCTCCCGCTTCATCAGCCGCATGA
- the LOC104442332 gene encoding uncharacterized protein LOC104442332 isoform X1, protein MGSGASKASPSRPRRDRSKGKGRVFQSSCLGTPSGSHDNDDGDQVFEHHDKDDDFGSFTNRNGTVRDEVKVECHRKAEVDSSTDMSCMSSDNEFQEWNQPSGVGPVASAGSSSIQASSTQSSNPANRFLSRFSFFPGNVSFRLSRATSVRSSRDYNLSPTNLTVEDNEEDFHLHGSPPSGLVNLNGSQQGNVESGLPERRATAREPVERNVRFSRTLSVGRLRDRVLRRSSLSELSFGAMQLGEVRNDTEGSEGQVLSVETTDSAPADISAPSASTSGYSPSGLSRTLFNNQDHDIEATRSREARYRDLLEHRTDFLERRRRIRSQVRALQRLGSRFENLSGHERSCILSGQHRTGRCTCRSSTRDATSNDDANARASISRIVMLAEALFEVLDEIHQQSVVLSSRPSVSSIGSVPAPNEVVDSLPTRLYKKLQKNQNEEAAQCYICLVEYEDGDSMRILPCNHEFHRTCVDKWLKEIHRVCPLCRGDICRSDSFSAEDEANQLAI, encoded by the exons ATGGGATCGGGCGCTAGCAAGGCGTCCCCGAGCCGGCCTCGGAGGGATCGATCCAAAGGGAAAGGTAGGGTTTTCCAGTCGTCCTGCCTCGGGACCCCCTCTGGATCTCACGACAATGACGATGGCGATCAG GTTTTCGAACATCATGACAAAGATGATGACTTCGGTTCTTTTACAAACCGCAACGGAACAGTGAGGGATGAGGTTAAGGTCGAATGTCACAGGAAAGCTGAAGTTGATTCCTCAACTGATATGTCTTGTATGTCCTCTGATAATGAGTTTCAAGAATGGAACCAACCTAGTGGGGTCGGTCCTGTTGCTAGCGCTGGAAGTAGCTCTATCCAAGCTTCTTCGACTCAGTCCTCAAATCCTGCCAATCGCTTCCTTTCTCGCTTTAGTTTTTTTCCTGGCAACGTGAGCTTCAGACTGAGCAGAGCAACCAGCGTACGATCTTCAAGGGATTATAATCTCTCTCCAACAAATCTTACAGTAGAGGACAATGAAGAGGACTTTCATTTGCATGGATCACCTCCCAGTGGGTTGGTGAATTTGAATGGATCTCAACAAG GGAATGTAGAAAGTGGACTTCCTGAAAGACGAGCCACAGCTCGCGAACCTGTTGAAAGGAATGTCCGTTTCAGTAGAACCCTCAGTGTGGGAAGGCTTCGTGATAGAGTTCTCCGTCGATCATCATTATCTGAATTGTCATTTGGCGCAATGCAGCTTGGAGAGGTGAGAAATGATACTGAAGGTAGTGAAGGACAGGTGTTGAGTGTTGAGACGACAGATTCAGCCCCTGCTGATATTTCAGCACCATCTGCATCGACATCAGGATACTCTCCTTCTGGCCTGTCTCGCACCTTATTTAACAACCAAGATCATGACATAGAGGCAACGCGATCAAGGGAGGCTAGGTACCGTGATTTATTGGAACATCGGACAGATTTCCTTGAACGTCGGAGGCGAATACGTTCTCAG GTTCGCGCTCTACAGAGATTAGGAAGCCGTTTTGAGAACCTGTCTGGCCATGAGAGATCTTGCATTCTATCTGGTCAGCATAGGACAGGTCGCTGCACATGTCGTAGCAGTACTCGTGATGCCACTTCAAATGATGATGCTAATGCTAGGGCTAGCATATCAAGAATCGTAATGCTGGCTGAAGCTTTATTTGAG GTTCTGGATGAAATTCACCAGCAATCCGTTGTTTTATCCTCCCGGCCTTCTGTGTCTTCAATTGGATCTGTTCCTGCACCCAATGAAGTTGTGGATTCTCTGCCAACCAGATTGTACAAAAAGTTGCAAAAGAATCAGAATGAAGAGGCTGCACA ATGTTACATATGCCTTGTGGAGTATGAAGATGGTGACAGTATGCGAATACTTCCATGCAATCATGAGTTTCATAGGACATGTGTAGACAAATGGCTTAAGGAGATTCACAG GGTATGTCCACTTTGTCGTGGGGATATATGCCGGTCGGATTCATTTTCTGCTGAAGATGAAGCGAATCAGTTAGCTATCTGA
- the LOC104442332 gene encoding uncharacterized protein LOC104442332 isoform X2: protein MGSGASKASPSRPRRDRSKGKGRVFQSSCLGTPSGSHDNDDGDQVFEHHDKDDDFGSFTNRNGTVRDEVKVECHRKAEVDSSTDMSCMSSDNEFQEWNQPSGVGPVASAGSSSIQASSTQSSNPANRFLSRFSFFPGNVSFRLSRATSVRSSRDYNLSPTNLTVEDNEEDFHLHGSPPSGLVNLNGSQQGNVESGLPERRATAREPVERNVRFSRTLSVGRLRDRVLRRSSLSELSFGAMQLGEVRNDTEGSEGQVLSVETTDSAPADISAPSASTSGYSPSGLSRTLFNNQDHDIEATRSREARYRDLLEHRTDFLERRRRIRSQVRALQRLGSRFENLSGHERSCILSGQHRTGRCTCRSSTRDATSNDDANARASISRIVMLAEALFEQSVVLSSRPSVSSIGSVPAPNEVVDSLPTRLYKKLQKNQNEEAAQCYICLVEYEDGDSMRILPCNHEFHRTCVDKWLKEIHRVCPLCRGDICRSDSFSAEDEANQLAI from the exons ATGGGATCGGGCGCTAGCAAGGCGTCCCCGAGCCGGCCTCGGAGGGATCGATCCAAAGGGAAAGGTAGGGTTTTCCAGTCGTCCTGCCTCGGGACCCCCTCTGGATCTCACGACAATGACGATGGCGATCAG GTTTTCGAACATCATGACAAAGATGATGACTTCGGTTCTTTTACAAACCGCAACGGAACAGTGAGGGATGAGGTTAAGGTCGAATGTCACAGGAAAGCTGAAGTTGATTCCTCAACTGATATGTCTTGTATGTCCTCTGATAATGAGTTTCAAGAATGGAACCAACCTAGTGGGGTCGGTCCTGTTGCTAGCGCTGGAAGTAGCTCTATCCAAGCTTCTTCGACTCAGTCCTCAAATCCTGCCAATCGCTTCCTTTCTCGCTTTAGTTTTTTTCCTGGCAACGTGAGCTTCAGACTGAGCAGAGCAACCAGCGTACGATCTTCAAGGGATTATAATCTCTCTCCAACAAATCTTACAGTAGAGGACAATGAAGAGGACTTTCATTTGCATGGATCACCTCCCAGTGGGTTGGTGAATTTGAATGGATCTCAACAAG GGAATGTAGAAAGTGGACTTCCTGAAAGACGAGCCACAGCTCGCGAACCTGTTGAAAGGAATGTCCGTTTCAGTAGAACCCTCAGTGTGGGAAGGCTTCGTGATAGAGTTCTCCGTCGATCATCATTATCTGAATTGTCATTTGGCGCAATGCAGCTTGGAGAGGTGAGAAATGATACTGAAGGTAGTGAAGGACAGGTGTTGAGTGTTGAGACGACAGATTCAGCCCCTGCTGATATTTCAGCACCATCTGCATCGACATCAGGATACTCTCCTTCTGGCCTGTCTCGCACCTTATTTAACAACCAAGATCATGACATAGAGGCAACGCGATCAAGGGAGGCTAGGTACCGTGATTTATTGGAACATCGGACAGATTTCCTTGAACGTCGGAGGCGAATACGTTCTCAG GTTCGCGCTCTACAGAGATTAGGAAGCCGTTTTGAGAACCTGTCTGGCCATGAGAGATCTTGCATTCTATCTGGTCAGCATAGGACAGGTCGCTGCACATGTCGTAGCAGTACTCGTGATGCCACTTCAAATGATGATGCTAATGCTAGGGCTAGCATATCAAGAATCGTAATGCTGGCTGAAGCTTTATTTGAG CAATCCGTTGTTTTATCCTCCCGGCCTTCTGTGTCTTCAATTGGATCTGTTCCTGCACCCAATGAAGTTGTGGATTCTCTGCCAACCAGATTGTACAAAAAGTTGCAAAAGAATCAGAATGAAGAGGCTGCACA ATGTTACATATGCCTTGTGGAGTATGAAGATGGTGACAGTATGCGAATACTTCCATGCAATCATGAGTTTCATAGGACATGTGTAGACAAATGGCTTAAGGAGATTCACAG GGTATGTCCACTTTGTCGTGGGGATATATGCCGGTCGGATTCATTTTCTGCTGAAGATGAAGCGAATCAGTTAGCTATCTGA
- the LOC104443283 gene encoding beta-amylase 8, with protein sequence MNSNAGGFSDDLINNPQTDHPPDVLLPHPHLPQPPPPQQQQQRRPRGFAATAAAAATAVPGKGKREREKEKERTKLRERHRRAITSRMLAGLRQYGNFPLPARADMNDVLAALAREAGWTVEADGTTYRQSPPPSQLATFSARSMDSPASAASLKSYGVKTTLDSQPSAVMRMDESLSPASLDSVVIAEKDPKSVKYGNASPINSVIECLDAEQLIHDVSSVDHQNVFTDTEFVPVYVKLDGTINNYCQLVDQEVVRQELNHIKSLNADGVVVDCWWGIVEGWNPQRYVWSGYRELFHIIREFKLKLQVVLAFHEYGGNDSGDFSVSLPQWVLEIGKENEDIFFADREGRRNTECLSWGIDKERVLKGRTAIEVYFDLMRSFRTEFDDFFCEGLITAVEIGLGPNGELKYPSFPERMGWRYPGVGEFQCYDKYLQQNLRKAAKMRGHSFWARGPDNAGQYNSRPHETGFFCERGDYDSYYGRFFLHWYAQTLMDHADSVLSLANLAFEEANIIVKVPAVYWWHKTASHAAELTAGYYNPTNQDGYSPVFEVLKRHSVTLKFVCLGLHSQEIDESSADPEGLNWQVLNSAWDRGLAVAGENAPSCYDRDGFMRIVEMAKPRNDPDRHHFSFFVYHQPSSLVQSAMGFSELDFVIKCMRGGILEDLLPC encoded by the exons ATGAACTCGAACGCCGGCGGCTTCTCCGACGACCTCATCAACAACCCCCAAACCGACCACCCTCCCGACGTCCTCCTCCCCCACCCTCACCTCCCCCAACCTCCCCCTccccagcagcagcagcagcgccgCCCTCGCGGgttcgccgccaccgccgcggcCGCCGCGACGGCGGTCCCCGGCaaggggaagagggagagggagaaggagaaggagcgCACCAAGCTCCGGGAGCGCCACCGCCGCGCCATCACCAGCCGGATGCTCGCCGGGCTCCGCCAGTACGGCAACTTCCCCCTCCCCGCGCGCGCGGACATGAACGACgtcctcgccgccctcgcccgcGAGGCCGGCTGGACGGTCGAGGCCGACGGCACCACGTACCGGCAGTCCCCGCCGCCTTCTCAGCTG GCGACATTTTCTGCTAGGTCGATGGATAGCCCTGCGTCTGCGGCTTCTTTGAAGAGTTATGGTGTTAAGACGACTTTGGATTCCCAGCCTTCTGCTGTTATGAGGATGGACGAGAGCTTGTCCCCTGCTTCTCTTGATTCCGTTGTGATTGCTGAGAAGGATCCGAAGAGTGTGAAATATGGCAACGCTAGTCCTATCAATTCAGTCATCGAATGCTTGGATGCTGAGCAG CTAATTCATGATGTCAGTTCTGTGGACCATCAAAATGTGTTTACAGACACAGAGTTTGTTCCAGTTTATGTGAAACTA GACGGTACCATCAACAATTACTGTCAGCTGGTTGATCAGGAGGTCGTGAGACAAGAGCTAAATCATATAAAGTCATTAAATGCAGATGGTGTTGTTGTGGATTGTTGGTGGGGTATCGTTGAAGGCTGGAATCCTCAGAGATATGTCTGGTCTGGTTATAGAGAATTATTCCACATCATCAGGGAATTCAAGCTGAAACTGCAG GTTGTGTTGGCATTTCATGAGTATGGAGGAAATGATTCAGGTGATTTCTCAGTCTCTCTCCCTCAGTGGGTTCTGGAGATTGGAAAGGAAAACGAGGATATATTCTTTGCAGACCGCGAAGGAAGGAGAAACACTGAATGCTTGAGTTGGGGCATTGACAAAGAACGAGTGCTTAAGGGAAGGACTGCTATTGAG gtatattttgatttaatgaGAAGCTTCCGAACAGAGTTTGATGACTTTTTCTGTGAGGGTCTCATTACTGCGGTTGAAATTGGATTGGGACCAAATGGGGAACTTAAGTATCCTTCTTTTCCAGAGAGGATGGGATGGAGGTACCCCGGTGTTGGTGAATTTCAG TGTTATGATAAGTATTTACAGCAAAATTTGCGGAAAGCAGCTAAAATGCGTGGGCACTCCTTTTGGGCTAGGGGGCCTGACAATGCTGGTCAATATAATTCTAGGCCTCATGAGACAGGGTTTTTCTGTGAACGAGGGGATTATGATAGCTATTATGGGCGTTTCTTCCTCCACTGGTATGCACAGACTCTGATGGACCATGCTGATAGCGTTCTGTCCCTTGCTAATCTTGCATTCGAGGAGGCTAATATCATTGTAAAG GTTCCTGCAGTTTATTGGTGGCACAAGACAGCTAGTCATGCAGCAGAGTTAACAGCAGGATACTATAACCCTACGAATCAGGATGGCTATTCTCCTGTTTTTGAAGTTCTTAAGAGACATTCTGTGACACTGAAGTTTGTTTGCTTGGGTTTACATAGTCAGGAAATTGATGAAAGTTCTGCAGATCCAGAAGGTTTAAATTGGCAG GTTTTAAATTCTGCATGGGATCGAGGTTTAGCAGTAGCAGGCGAGAATGCACCATCATGTTATGATAGAGATGGGTTCATGAGAATAGTTGAAATGGCAAAGCCAAGAAATGATCCTGATCGCCACCATTTCTCATTCTTCGTGTATCATCAGCCATCTTCTCTAGTTCAAAGCGCAATGGGTTTCTCAGAGCTGGACTTTGTCATCAAATGCATGCGTG GAGGAATTCTGGAAGATCTACTACCATGTTGA